A stretch of the Schistocerca serialis cubense isolate TAMUIC-IGC-003099 chromosome 2, iqSchSeri2.2, whole genome shotgun sequence genome encodes the following:
- the LOC126458013 gene encoding cuticle protein 18.6-like, with protein sequence MASKLIIFAVVVAAAHAGYLGAPAVYAPGAPLAARAYAAPAYAAPAYAAPIARYAAPVARAYAAPVARAYAPAVAAAPAAVAAEYDPHPEYSFAYNVQDALTGDSKTQHESRSGDVVQGSYSLAEPDGSIRTVDYTADPVNGFNAVVHKEAGAHPAAAAPVAVAHAPVAVAAPARAYAAPIARAAYAAPLARAAYAPALAYGGAYHG encoded by the exons ATGGCCAGCAAG CTCATTATCTTCGCCGTGGTGGTGGCGGCAGCACACGCCGGCTACCTGGGCGCCCCCGCCGTCTACGCCCCCGGTGCACCTCTCGCTGCCCgagcctacgccgcccccgcctacgccgcccccgcctacGCAGCCCCCATCGCTCGTTACGCCGCCCCCGTCGCTAGGGCCTACGCCGCCCCTGTCGCCAGGGCCTACGCCCCAGCtgtcgccgccgcccccgccgccgtcgCTGCCGAGTACGACCCGCACCCCGAGTACAGCTTTGCGTACAACGTGCAGGACGCCCTCACAGGTGACTCCAAGACCCAGCACGAGAGCCGCAGCGGCGACGTCGTCCAGGGCAGCTACAGCCTGGCCGAACCCGACGGCTCCATCCGCACCGTCGACTACACTGCCGACCCCGTCAACGGCTTCAACGCCGTCGTGCACAAGGAGGCCGGCGCccaccccgccgccgccgcccctgtCGCCGTCGCCCACGCCCCCGTTGCCGTCGCCGCCCCCGCCAGGGCTTACGCCGCTCCCATCGCCAGGGCTGCCTACGCCGCCCCCCTCGCTAGGGCTGCGTATGCCCCTGCTCTGGCCTATGGTGGTGCCTACCACGGTTGA